A single Paenibacillus kribbensis DNA region contains:
- a CDS encoding AbrB/MazE/SpoVT family DNA-binding domain-containing protein has product MKRTGMTRPLDTLGRIVIPKEIRASMGIEIGDPLEFYLDTESGFMGVGKYNGLSCKLCNSTQDLSYFKSSLLCKQCILDMKGNVGVSPVPTPAVKEPAYKEHKVHRSSLQLLKSLQQLMREHPKAKQSEYAVWLGVSQGRISQLKKLL; this is encoded by the coding sequence ATGAAGAGAACAGGTATGACACGTCCTTTAGATACGTTAGGCCGGATTGTTATTCCCAAAGAAATCCGGGCCTCGATGGGAATTGAAATTGGCGACCCTTTAGAATTTTATCTGGATACTGAATCTGGTTTTATGGGTGTTGGAAAGTATAACGGGCTTTCCTGTAAATTATGCAATTCGACCCAGGATTTAAGCTATTTCAAAAGTTCACTTTTATGTAAGCAATGTATACTCGACATGAAGGGGAACGTAGGTGTTAGTCCCGTTCCTACCCCTGCTGTTAAGGAACCTGCGTATAAAGAACATAAAGTCCATCGGTCTTCATTACAATTGCTTAAAAGTCTACAACAGCTCATGCGTGAACATCCAAAAGCCAAGCAGAGCGAATATGCCGTATGGCTTGGCGTGTCACAAGGCCGAATATCTCAGTTGAAAAAATTATTATAG
- a CDS encoding phage integrase N-terminal SAM-like domain-containing protein, with the protein MMFEKFLNHLQQLGKADKTIQNYVASWNAFEKWMRVADPLVTDACYATQKDISDYKRYMLKSGCLNGSPAKPSTMQFRFVQLNAIFRFFC; encoded by the coding sequence ATGATGTTTGAGAAATTTTTGAATCATCTTCAGCAACTTGGTAAAGCCGATAAAACGATTCAAAATTATGTGGCTTCTTGGAATGCATTTGAGAAATGGATGCGTGTAGCCGATCCATTGGTAACGGATGCCTGTTATGCAACTCAGAAGGATATATCCGATTACAAAAGGTATATGTTAAAATCTGGTTGTTTAAATGGGAGTCCAGCTAAGCCATCGACCATGCAGTTCCGCTTCGTGCAACTGAATGCTATTTTTCGATTTTTTTGCTGA
- a CDS encoding BglG family transcription antiterminator produces the protein MIFPYKRLKKMYQLVSGNDQGWSWTTKALAERLEVTERTIRDDFKKLAGILNEYGARLESKRGIGYTILVDDPDRYRFLAEEGQEETEVNQPLPGAPEERIRYELFKLLNAGEYVKMEDLADELYISRATMNNDSKIIRRILEDYSLTLRTKPGHGVKVIGEEKNIRYCLAEYADVRDEEGQRSGMPLGQQQLFQGLDLSQIRTIILKHLRPHGIRMADLALKDLITHLAVMVLRVKEGHGLERFETVTGSQRDMELAATILSEMEEAFDITCPAGELDYILLHIVSKKMAETEWERLQSDQLFLAVRGMLTFVYERFTYDLRDDERLSRDLFVHLKPMLTRLEHGMNMRNPLLGHIRKYYPLAYEITVGAVKELQKSFPYDINDNEIGYLALHIGAALERKYNIPHRRRKTVLLVCGSGYGTARILESRLRSLFAELDVSRVVSLREYEEMPAVDEDLIVSTIHLQQRKNKPSAVISPIPSERDMETMTRMVRASDEEQEISLLRYFDKEWFMTRSDQPDKDALIEEMSGILKQKGVVTDKFLPAVKEREKLGSTALDRGMAIPHPLELSSNRTVVSVCLLENPIRWDANHEVHVVFLLSICKEDYEQAMGIYDLFVELIRQEETLERLKHCHSFDAFMLIARQVLAVKSNDFH, from the coding sequence ATGATTTTTCCCTACAAACGCTTGAAAAAGATGTACCAGCTCGTCAGTGGAAACGATCAAGGCTGGTCTTGGACCACCAAAGCACTTGCGGAGCGGCTGGAAGTTACGGAACGGACGATCCGCGATGATTTTAAAAAACTGGCTGGCATTCTGAATGAATACGGAGCGCGTCTGGAATCCAAGAGGGGAATCGGCTATACGATCCTGGTTGATGATCCCGACAGATACCGATTTCTCGCAGAGGAAGGTCAGGAGGAAACGGAAGTAAATCAGCCGTTACCAGGAGCACCGGAAGAGCGCATACGGTATGAGCTGTTCAAGCTGCTGAATGCGGGGGAATATGTAAAGATGGAAGACCTCGCCGACGAGCTGTATATTAGCCGGGCAACCATGAATAATGATTCCAAGATCATCCGTCGGATTCTGGAGGATTATAGCCTCACCCTGCGTACCAAGCCGGGACATGGTGTGAAGGTGATCGGGGAAGAGAAGAATATCCGTTATTGTCTGGCTGAATATGCTGACGTCCGCGATGAAGAGGGACAACGCAGCGGTATGCCCTTGGGGCAACAACAGCTATTCCAGGGGTTGGACTTATCGCAAATCCGCACCATTATCCTAAAGCATTTGCGGCCCCATGGCATCAGGATGGCTGATTTGGCACTAAAGGATCTCATCACTCATCTGGCAGTCATGGTGCTGCGAGTGAAGGAAGGACATGGGTTAGAACGTTTTGAGACCGTGACAGGCAGTCAGCGGGATATGGAATTGGCTGCCACCATTCTGAGTGAGATGGAAGAAGCCTTTGACATCACCTGTCCTGCAGGAGAGCTGGATTATATTCTACTGCATATCGTTAGCAAAAAGATGGCGGAAACCGAGTGGGAGCGTCTCCAGTCTGACCAACTCTTTTTGGCAGTGCGCGGGATGCTGACATTTGTCTACGAACGCTTTACCTATGATTTGCGTGATGATGAACGGCTGTCCCGGGATTTATTTGTGCATTTGAAGCCGATGCTGACCCGACTGGAGCATGGCATGAACATGCGCAATCCGCTGCTTGGACATATCCGCAAATACTATCCGCTGGCCTATGAGATCACAGTGGGTGCGGTTAAAGAACTGCAAAAATCGTTTCCGTATGACATCAACGATAACGAAATCGGTTATTTGGCGCTTCATATCGGCGCAGCATTGGAGCGCAAATACAATATTCCCCATCGGCGTCGCAAAACGGTGCTGCTGGTATGCGGCTCCGGCTACGGAACCGCCCGCATTCTGGAATCCAGACTGCGTTCCCTGTTTGCCGAGCTGGACGTATCCCGCGTGGTCTCACTTCGAGAATATGAGGAAATGCCTGCCGTCGATGAAGATCTCATCGTATCGACCATTCACTTGCAGCAGCGCAAGAACAAGCCGTCGGCGGTGATCAGCCCGATTCCTTCGGAACGGGATATGGAGACGATGACGCGGATGGTGCGTGCCAGCGACGAGGAGCAGGAAATTTCACTGCTGCGGTATTTTGACAAGGAATGGTTTATGACCCGATCCGATCAGCCGGACAAGGATGCACTTATTGAAGAAATGAGCGGTATTTTAAAGCAAAAAGGGGTTGTGACCGACAAGTTCCTGCCAGCAGTCAAGGAGAGGGAGAAGCTGGGTTCTACTGCACTGGATCGAGGCATGGCTATTCCCCATCCCCTGGAGCTCAGTTCTAATCGAACGGTCGTAAGCGTATGCTTGCTGGAAAACCCGATCCGATGGGATGCCAACCATGAGGTCCACGTAGTATTCCTGCTGTCGATCTGCAAAGAGGACTATGAGCAGGCCATGGGAATCTATGATCTGTTTGTAGAGCTGATCCGTCAGGAGGAAACGCTGGAACGATTAAAGCATTGCCATTCCTTTGATGCCTTTATGCTAATCGCCCGCCAGGTGCTTGCGGTGAAGAGCAATGATTTTCATTGA
- a CDS encoding aspartyl-phosphate phosphatase Spo0E family protein — translation MNVDEPLTLNQQMESARQRLHDLYEQYGFGHVCVLEQSMILDELINQHNRMYQNK, via the coding sequence ATGAACGTAGATGAACCCTTAACGTTAAATCAACAGATGGAAAGTGCCCGGCAACGATTGCATGACCTGTACGAACAGTATGGTTTCGGACATGTTTGCGTACTTGAGCAGTCTATGATTTTGGACGAACTAATTAATCAGCACAATCGCATGTACCAGAATAAATAG
- a CDS encoding P-loop ATPase, Sll1717 family has translation MRIKKAFYAYSSQKLDLLEDIRTAVKKINDSSSNNITITTWENYSISGKFIISDILTAIQECDLFMCDLTYLNYNVLYELGYAIAHKKKIWISLNTTHVKATSNYKSFNLLTTIGYAGYQNANELFDRFFTDIPYEYTDTPNIIIPEGDVNKSLLYLKCEANTSASTSLNSLINKLPVPKKIDDPYEGSQPLNWYLNLLPNAFGVIIHFHSIDSEKESQLDVARKALIAGISKGMKINTLLLAHAPFQRPLDYHDDLQIHENAIGCESIVKKWLEPITEKYREMVGEHKDYKAEQKAAGKLSSFVLGDYVAENENQDLMEYFIETAEFKEALNAQQILFVGRKGTGKTANLIKLKNIMSLDKRNFVVPIQPQGHEFEGVLGIMEQMLYSSEQRHFIESIWKYLIYTEIARQYYEYLNNQPLHYQKTEDEKNFEDFVGSNKRLIDADFTLRLENVVGDLKAINKSDSVEQQRSKVSEFLHKNMLHQLRTHLGNVLRKKESVKILVDNLDKGWNDSANLSNLSDLLFGLLNVIHKITGEFQRNTYKHEQVNLSLIVFLRSDIFSRIMSHAPERDKIATKYLNWSDSKLLFRVIEKRIDYSSNGITSPETFWRDYFCETVDGVPLKEYVQNLIIPRPRDIIFLFKVILQEAVNRGHKIVEEEDFKTAEYAYSEYALQSLFPENGKRVKDLESILYEFVGQKSILTQEEVEDCLKINSEEDLEFLIQILCEMTFLGQEVGPNKFEYYSDKKPAKITNKLAQRHSVITGQSKKFKINPAFHEYLGIIKE, from the coding sequence ATGAGAATAAAAAAAGCTTTTTATGCTTACTCGAGTCAAAAGTTAGATCTTTTGGAAGATATAAGAACAGCGGTTAAAAAAATAAATGATTCATCGTCAAATAATATTACAATTACTACTTGGGAAAACTACTCTATTAGTGGAAAGTTTATTATAAGTGATATTTTGACAGCGATTCAAGAATGTGATTTGTTTATGTGTGATCTCACTTATCTCAATTATAATGTGCTTTATGAATTGGGTTATGCTATTGCTCATAAGAAGAAGATTTGGATATCACTTAACACAACCCATGTTAAGGCAACGTCCAATTATAAAAGTTTTAATCTTCTAACAACAATTGGCTATGCAGGTTATCAAAATGCAAACGAGCTTTTTGATAGATTTTTCACTGATATTCCTTATGAATATACTGATACACCAAATATAATTATCCCGGAGGGAGATGTGAACAAGAGCTTACTTTACCTTAAATGTGAAGCTAATACAAGTGCATCAACCTCTTTAAATAGTCTAATAAACAAGTTGCCGGTTCCCAAGAAAATAGATGATCCCTATGAAGGTAGTCAGCCGTTAAATTGGTATTTAAACTTGTTGCCAAATGCTTTTGGAGTGATTATACACTTTCACTCTATTGATAGTGAAAAAGAAAGCCAACTTGATGTTGCAAGAAAAGCGCTAATCGCAGGGATTTCTAAAGGAATGAAAATAAATACATTATTACTTGCGCATGCTCCCTTTCAACGACCATTAGATTATCATGATGATCTTCAAATACATGAAAATGCGATTGGATGCGAAAGTATAGTAAAAAAATGGTTGGAACCTATTACTGAGAAATATCGTGAAATGGTTGGAGAGCATAAAGACTATAAGGCAGAACAAAAGGCTGCAGGGAAATTATCCAGCTTTGTATTAGGAGATTATGTGGCTGAAAATGAAAATCAAGATTTAATGGAGTACTTCATAGAAACAGCTGAATTTAAAGAAGCATTAAATGCACAGCAAATTTTGTTTGTAGGAAGGAAGGGGACCGGTAAGACTGCAAACTTAATTAAATTAAAAAATATAATGTCCTTAGATAAAAGAAATTTTGTGGTTCCTATTCAACCTCAAGGACATGAATTTGAGGGCGTTTTAGGGATTATGGAGCAAATGCTATATAGTTCGGAGCAAAGGCATTTTATAGAGAGTATTTGGAAGTATTTGATTTATACTGAAATTGCAAGACAGTACTATGAATATTTAAACAATCAACCTCTTCATTATCAGAAAACTGAAGACGAAAAAAATTTTGAGGACTTTGTAGGATCTAATAAAAGACTTATTGATGCAGATTTTACACTTAGACTAGAAAATGTGGTTGGAGATCTTAAGGCAATCAATAAATCTGATAGTGTTGAACAGCAACGTTCAAAAGTCAGTGAATTTTTGCATAAAAACATGCTTCATCAACTAAGAACGCATTTAGGAAACGTTCTACGAAAAAAAGAGAGTGTTAAGATTTTAGTTGATAATTTGGACAAAGGTTGGAATGATAGTGCTAATCTAAGTAATTTAAGTGATCTACTTTTTGGACTTTTAAATGTTATCCATAAAATAACTGGAGAATTTCAGCGAAACACCTATAAACATGAACAAGTCAATTTATCTTTAATAGTATTTTTGAGAAGTGATATATTTTCAAGGATTATGAGTCATGCGCCGGAAAGAGATAAAATCGCGACGAAATATTTAAACTGGTCAGATTCAAAGTTGTTATTCCGGGTTATTGAGAAGCGCATTGATTATAGTAGCAATGGGATTACAAGCCCAGAAACATTTTGGAGAGATTATTTTTGTGAAACAGTCGACGGGGTTCCACTAAAGGAATATGTTCAGAATTTAATCATCCCCCGACCACGCGACATCATATTCTTATTTAAAGTAATTCTTCAGGAAGCAGTAAATAGAGGTCATAAAATAGTGGAGGAAGAGGATTTTAAAACTGCAGAATACGCATATTCAGAGTATGCGTTACAGTCACTTTTCCCTGAGAACGGAAAAAGGGTAAAGGATCTTGAATCAATCTTATATGAATTCGTTGGACAAAAGTCAATACTGACTCAGGAGGAAGTAGAAGATTGTTTGAAAATCAACTCAGAAGAAGATCTGGAGTTTTTGATACAAATACTATGCGAAATGACTTTTCTTGGACAAGAAGTAGGGCCAAATAAATTTGAATATTACAGTGACAAAAAGCCTGCAAAGATTACAAACAAACTTGCGCAGAGACACTCAGTGATTACTGGGCAATCCAAAAAGTTCAAAATAAATCCGGCTTTCCATGAGTATCTTGGAATAATAAAAGAATAA
- a CDS encoding AbrB/MazE/SpoVT family DNA-binding domain-containing protein yields MGKVIGMERKITKFGNSLGITMTEAIKQLGLGLGDTVQVEVDHTSGQIIIQKSNKITLPSGLSDDFFETLSQVMDSYDETLKGLKDR; encoded by the coding sequence ATGGGTAAGGTGATTGGAATGGAGCGTAAAATTACTAAATTCGGAAATAGCTTAGGGATTACGATGACAGAAGCCATTAAGCAGCTCGGACTGGGCCTGGGAGATACAGTTCAGGTTGAAGTAGATCACACGAGCGGACAAATCATCATACAAAAATCGAACAAAATAACTCTGCCCTCGGGGTTAAGTGATGATTTTTTTGAAACCCTTTCTCAAGTAATGGATTCATATGACGAAACCCTCAAAGGACTTAAGGATAGATGA
- a CDS encoding helix-turn-helix domain-containing protein codes for MEITPMIRAEIERYLKQQGITMTEFGHITDLNVGTVSGIVTGNRSISVNQLDRITAGMGLSPDYFYERYIEECIKESPLNWRKTSPFLYRCAELGRLDCIQSVVSLLLDTPTYIPLLFELAEDFFQKAYQDAAALLYENVAESERKQHSERLAVCQYRLFIIRIGKDRNLNLNAATKFESFVHRLNEIDQLDALKDLANVYRALSLWDKVTEFSYQMGQLAQIQYNLAHNSKRIETEPKKSPSKPLFTYIAYSELLCANACDARGEYEQALEHIHCYADLSWVKENDPESLYWKRQYQQWAKINTYVNRLMSGDISVLPDYVEYMAGEKEIFAELLNIIEAANRYNMNVDHILQRFEPQIAAYREPSSSDTYTQQFLPQQYVRFWYKLAKYSLNKGRYPYGFKCLIKAFEKAVTINHGLLITNCVGLFSRFSTHAAPETQTQFQSMHEEVWDRNDKKDGFNLSDG; via the coding sequence ATGGAAATCACACCTATGATACGCGCAGAGATTGAAAGATATTTGAAACAGCAAGGCATAACTATGACCGAGTTTGGTCATATCACTGATTTAAATGTAGGTACAGTGAGTGGCATCGTCACAGGGAATCGTTCTATATCTGTTAATCAACTGGATCGTATTACTGCCGGGATGGGATTATCACCAGACTATTTTTATGAACGTTACATTGAAGAGTGCATCAAAGAATCACCCCTGAATTGGCGAAAAACAAGCCCATTTTTATATCGATGTGCGGAGCTTGGCCGTTTGGATTGCATACAAAGCGTTGTGAGTCTGTTGCTAGATACTCCTACCTACATACCATTACTTTTTGAACTGGCTGAGGACTTTTTCCAAAAAGCTTACCAGGACGCGGCGGCTCTCCTTTATGAAAATGTGGCTGAAAGTGAAAGAAAGCAGCATTCAGAGCGATTAGCAGTTTGCCAGTATCGACTGTTCATCATCCGGATAGGGAAAGATCGAAATCTTAACTTGAATGCGGCAACTAAGTTTGAGTCGTTTGTCCATCGTTTAAACGAGATAGATCAATTGGATGCTTTGAAAGATTTAGCAAACGTATATAGAGCATTGAGCTTGTGGGACAAGGTTACTGAATTTTCATATCAAATGGGCCAATTAGCACAGATTCAATATAATTTAGCTCATAACTCTAAGAGAATAGAAACAGAGCCGAAAAAAAGTCCAAGTAAACCGCTTTTTACCTACATAGCTTATTCTGAGTTGCTGTGTGCTAATGCTTGTGATGCAAGAGGAGAATATGAGCAGGCATTAGAACATATTCATTGTTATGCTGATCTAAGCTGGGTAAAGGAGAACGATCCTGAGTCACTTTATTGGAAGCGGCAATATCAGCAATGGGCAAAAATTAATACCTATGTTAATAGACTTATGTCTGGAGATATCAGCGTACTGCCGGATTACGTAGAGTACATGGCTGGTGAAAAAGAAATCTTCGCTGAACTTCTTAACATCATTGAAGCAGCCAACCGATATAATATGAATGTCGATCATATCCTTCAGCGCTTTGAACCCCAAATTGCAGCATATCGGGAACCATCATCTTCTGATACGTATACACAGCAATTCTTACCACAACAGTACGTTCGTTTTTGGTACAAATTGGCTAAATACAGCCTAAATAAAGGTAGATATCCATATGGTTTCAAATGTTTAATAAAGGCTTTTGAAAAAGCTGTTACAATTAATCACGGGCTACTTATTACCAATTGTGTTGGGCTATTTTCCCGTTTTAGTACACATGCGGCTCCTGAAACACAGACTCAGTTCCAATCCATGCATGAGGAGGTGTGGGATAGAAATGATAAAAAAGATGGCTTTAATCTTAGTGACGGTTAG
- a CDS encoding tyrosine-type recombinase/integrase, giving the protein MHGKGDKDKELSINVELRAAIQAYPQKRDDSSPYVFVSQRSAKLSVRAMQHMIGKYRNRTRIKNLPCHVLRHTFGHDLVVAGNDLQKVAMLMGHYKEDGTSNIIDDHWT; this is encoded by the coding sequence ATTCACGGTAAAGGGGATAAGGATAAGGAGCTATCGATCAACGTAGAACTGAGGGCTGCTATCCAAGCTTACCCTCAGAAGAGGGATGATTCGAGTCCATATGTCTTTGTTTCACAGCGATCAGCGAAGCTGAGCGTTAGAGCAATGCAGCATATGATCGGGAAGTACAGAAACAGGACTAGGATAAAGAACTTGCCCTGTCATGTGCTGAGACATACTTTTGGCCATGATCTGGTTGTAGCGGGTAATGATTTGCAAAAGGTGGCCATGCTGATGGGTCACTATAAAGAGGATGGAACTTCAAATATTATAGATGACCATTGGACTTAG
- a CDS encoding type II toxin-antitoxin system death-on-curing family toxin codes for MSSIRFLTIPEVIAIHVAMIERYSKSEQIGFKDIRLLESAVLRPQSSAFSEDTYPTIFSKAAALFESLGQNHPFHHANKRTAFTALLMFLRYNNFQFKMDQKAAEDFTVDMVNHKFSLDQLALLIELHSSKLH; via the coding sequence ATGAGTAGCATTCGTTTCTTAACCATTCCAGAAGTTATAGCTATTCATGTTGCCATGATTGAAAGATACAGTAAAAGCGAACAAATCGGCTTCAAAGATATCCGTTTGCTTGAGTCTGCTGTTCTACGTCCTCAATCATCGGCATTTAGTGAAGATACTTACCCCACAATATTCAGCAAAGCAGCCGCATTATTTGAATCTCTAGGACAAAACCATCCTTTCCATCATGCAAATAAGCGAACGGCTTTTACTGCATTACTCATGTTTTTGCGCTACAATAACTTTCAATTTAAAATGGATCAGAAAGCAGCTGAAGATTTTACTGTCGATATGGTTAATCATAAATTTTCGTTGGATCAACTCGCTTTATTAATCGAGCTTCACTCATCCAAGCTACACTAG
- a CDS encoding DUF4878 domain-containing protein codes for MKFLSFNGKIKKTMLLIPLLAMSVFPSLTGAESASNEELAKQSIKNYVEAAKSGDASEAAKWVIDTRFKSEQEQLKEYKESVSNNPFSDVSIKNIVSASDDTYTATVELTRKDDGSINTVTYPIIKKGDSWKVLVGGQETKSKKVEKLIQSQSEENNTSSVKPLSTELASYGGDTVWVSAGDHIYSGRFNMTEDRVGITGWQQIPGSLSKCAVRYSIVEKGIFSDDAYGQTFHTGFNYWNGAAFYETVYTGRQLSSVYLKATNEELGNSVKLRGHVYGN; via the coding sequence ATGAAATTTTTAAGCTTTAATGGTAAAATAAAAAAGACAATGTTATTGATTCCTTTGCTTGCCATGTCAGTATTCCCTAGTCTTACGGGCGCGGAAAGTGCTTCTAATGAGGAATTAGCCAAACAATCGATAAAAAATTATGTGGAAGCAGCCAAATCTGGAGATGCTTCGGAAGCAGCAAAATGGGTGATAGATACGAGATTTAAGAGCGAACAGGAACAATTGAAAGAGTATAAGGAATCAGTAAGTAATAACCCATTCTCCGATGTCAGCATCAAAAATATCGTTTCAGCTTCTGATGACACCTATACTGCTACGGTTGAATTAACTAGAAAAGATGATGGTTCAATCAATACAGTCACATACCCGATCATTAAAAAAGGTGATAGTTGGAAGGTGCTGGTAGGTGGGCAAGAGACAAAAAGTAAAAAGGTCGAAAAATTAATCCAGTCTCAATCAGAGGAGAATAATACATCGTCTGTCAAGCCTTTATCTACTGAACTTGCAAGTTATGGTGGTGATACTGTTTGGGTCAGTGCCGGTGATCACATTTATAGTGGTCGGTTTAACATGACTGAGGACAGAGTAGGTATTACGGGGTGGCAGCAGATTCCTGGAAGCCTGTCAAAGTGTGCTGTTCGATATAGTATTGTGGAAAAAGGTATTTTTAGTGATGATGCTTACGGGCAGACATTCCATACTGGTTTCAATTATTGGAATGGAGCGGCTTTTTATGAAACTGTATACACAGGGCGGCAACTTTCCAGTGTGTACTTAAAAGCTACAAATGAGGAACTTGGTAATTCTGTGAAATTAAGAGGGCACGTATACGGAAATTAA
- a CDS encoding recombinase family protein — protein sequence MTTTLLEDQFLSMLACGAELERKKNRVRQAEGIAVAKKEGVKFGRPRRQIGPEFIQIYDKWKSGKITASDALRELRMGKTSFYRYVGEYEKNRT from the coding sequence TTGACAACAACGCTACTGGAAGACCAGTTCCTTAGTATGCTGGCGTGTGGAGCCGAACTGGAGCGAAAAAAGAATCGCGTCCGGCAAGCAGAAGGGATCGCTGTTGCTAAAAAGGAAGGGGTGAAGTTTGGTCGCCCCAGGAGACAGATCGGGCCGGAATTTATCCAGATATATGATAAGTGGAAATCCGGGAAGATTACTGCATCCGATGCCCTACGTGAATTAAGAATGGGAAAAACGAGTTTTTATAGGTATGTGGGGGAATATGAAAAAAATCGTACCTAA